In Betta splendens chromosome 1, fBetSpl5.4, whole genome shotgun sequence, the genomic stretch GCCGCAGAGCCGCTCCGGTGTTTCACAAAAACAGTCCGATGGAACAAATGCTCCGACAGAAAGGTTCCCAAACAACCTAGTTTAGTTAGACTACTATTAAAATAACAACCAGCACTAGGCTTATCTACACTGTACTATAGACACTGTATTACATCATCGTTCTTGAGTTGTATTGTACAGTGTATTGTCAACATCAACGTGCTTGAGTTGGGTGTAATAACACTTTTTCTTGAAAAATTAGCAACCCCTAATATAAATGCACGTAATGTTTTTTTAGTACCCTCGGGACTATATAAAGTGTACGTTTTACAGATATATACAATTTGCAGTATTTGTGCTGAACTATATTCACATATATGATTCATATGAACGACGATAATGTGAATGGATGTGGGCGGGGCCTCGTGCTCTGTCTTGGGGTGTAGGGCGTGCGAGTGACTAGTGGGCGCGCCCGCTGCGACGTTGCGGAGGTTTCAAGATGGCGGAAGCCCTGACACCTCAGGAGCAGCTGGTAAGGGAGTGTTGATGTGTTTTGTCATATCTCCCTGTTGTGTTCAGCGTGTACAACGGCCACATTCAGTTTCCTTTGTGAATGGCGTTGTTATCGTATGTTTTGTCGGGTCATTTGTTCCCCGGGAACATCGTAGTCTTGTATGCCGCCCTGGCCCATTCGCACCCTCCGGAGCCGACTGACTCCGGTGTGAGTGACAGCCGTTAGCATGCGTGCATGATGGCGtttgctaacgctagctggaAGGAATCACTAAACTGGCTATGCATCTACAACATTACATGGGTTAAAATGAGCTGCATAGTTGGTTTCGTTGTACTCAAGATAAGTATGTGTACTTCATTATGTATATTTAGCCCAAAACATGTGGCTTGTATTTAAGACTTGAGTTAGCCAATCATCTACCACATGTAACCGACCCGCTAGCTGATGCTAATAGCTTTTGTTGACTCGCATGGAATTTCCTCGACAGCTACCTTACCCAACTTATTTTGGCGTGAAGGTCAAAAATGACAAACCGGCATTAGTTCAACAATCACATGTCATCGCGTTGCGTTACGTAGTTAAGAGTGTTGTGTGCTTGGAGCCTTCCAGTTTAGTGTCCTGTCTATCGGATTTACGGTAGAGATTTCACAGAAGAGATCCCCCAGTTCCTAGCATTGTTGTTACCATCACTTTCTAGTGAAGGGGGTGGGCCTGTCATTGATGGCAAACATCGAATACTACGCAGCGATTCTGAAGACTCCTccgttttatgtttgttttggctTCATTTATGCTGATGAGCCAATATGATTTGAAGTTTCAAATTGTTATTTCATCATTGCTCAGATTGCCCGCATCGATTAGTCGCTCGGAAGGCGAGTCTCCTACTGCATGTTTGATGCTTTTATGATGGAGTTAGCTCGCTGCTGAACTTGGCGACCTGATGTAATGTTTCGCTTGATGCCACCAAGGTTCGTTTACTTGCAATTTGCCAGAACCTGCCAGTGAGTATGCAAGATGCAAGACACATCATGTAGGTATAACATCGGCATGTAAATAATTGACTGTCAAACAATTCCAGATTCACATTCATCCTTGTAATAGGGGAGTGTGTATAGGTTTTTATATGTTACTGATAAAATAATTGTATACTTTGCTTTTGCTGTTTTCAAATTTGGAGGAATGTTGCAAACCACCTGGGTGGAAACAAACTGACCGTTGTCTTCTTGGTCTTGTATACAATTGCTTGAGCACTCACTAAGAGATGCCAGTCTGCTTCCAGCATCTGTATAATTTTATTGTCGCTGGGAAAGAATTATAAAGCTGAAAGGCCTGGCATCATAGCCTGATTTGCGCGTCTTTGTTGTGCTCCCTACTAATTTCACCTCGCATACACAACCTACAACGACCCAGCTTTTTTTCCTTGCTTATGTTTCATCACATCTGTCCAGGCTGTGGAGGAGTTCCTGAGGGAGGTACATAGCAGGGAGCAGCCTCAAAGTGCTGGGCTCGTCTCCCAACCTACAGCTGTAAAGTTTCTTATGGCCAGAAAGTTTGATGTCTCCAGAGCCATTGACCTCTTCCAAGCCTACAAGGTACAGTAGAGCTTTGTTGGCCATGTAACTGAAGCCATTAAACGCTCTGTTACATTGCTATTAGGAATTAAGAATGGCTAAAGCTTTTTATCCACTTGCACTATTTTGTTTGTTGTAGTTTACGTTATTTTATTGTTGGTatacatttttacttttaaataaaaagaaagaagcatttgttatttttacatAACATGAAACTGTCAAATTGAGTCTTCTCAATTATTCTTTTTCCAAATCTTTTATGTACTGGTATTTCAAATGAGCCAAATCAGTAGAAGGTTTCTATAGTAATAGTGGTAAAAATGATTTAGCTCACAATTCAATATTACATTCGTAGTCTAATACTGCTCAATGTTCAACAGCAGCATACttaattgtgcttttttttaatttgtcatcTAAGTGTTTTGGAAATGTGCCTGCAGACCTTGCATAATGTGTTGATCACTATATTACAGAGGGGCTTCCAGCCACAATGTGACAATAAAACTGCTTCACCCTGAAACGCTTGATTTTGAAGTGCAAAACAAAGCATAAGTTGCCACTCACAGCAAGCTCTATGGTACATAAAAGTCAAAGGTCCACCTAGATAAACTTTGACCTCAGTGCACATTGATGCACAGTTGCATCGACAAGAGAAACAAGGCCTCTAGCCAGGCACCAAATGCAAAATGGAGGGAACTCTGTGTCTGAATTCTTATATTAGAGAAGGCATGTCtggtattttatatattattatatattaaagtAGACAAATATTGAGTAATCATATTCCTCCAGACTCTCCCCCACTATGGAAGTATTGTATTAAGGTAATGACTTTAAAAATACCGTAGTTCATACACAGTACTAAAAACTTAACACATTACAGTGATTTAGTTTTGTCGCACATTTGTAAAGCTTATTTCGTTCTAAATCCAGCTGCCAGTGGTGGCGAAAAACACAAGCCGGGTAACAGGTCTTAGCTTGTTGTTCAGTTCTGGTTGTGTTTCCTTTAGAATGTTAGTTCACAGTACAGTGAGTGTATAAAAtatcaataaaaaataataaatctatGACAAAATCTCAGCAAAGAACAACAAAGACTTGACATCtgaatgggattttttttgctCCATGCATATTCTGGGGAAGGCGAAAATGATATTCACAGAACTAATGTTTGCTTATTTGCTGACTAAGCTAATAATTTTGTGTTCTTCCCATTTTTACCTTCATGCATCACAATTAGAACACAAGAATCAAAGAGGGCATCATTAATATAAACCCAGACGAGGAGCCGCTACGCTCTGAGCTGCTTAGTGGTAAATTTACAGTCCTGGTAAGTAGTGCACAAAAGACACCTAATGCGAAGAAAAGTTGTCATGATGAGAATATAAGCCTGTCACAATGCTGATTAAATTTGCGCTGACGTGTATAATAGCCTGTTGACGTTCTCTCCAGCCTGGCCGAGATGCAAAGGGCGCTGCTCTGGCCCTCTTCACAGCTCGTCTTCATCGGCCAGATCTCACCACCCACAAAGCTGTGCTTCAGGCCATCATCTATCAGCTGGACAAAGCCATAGAGAGGTGATAACCTAATCTCAATGAACTTCTTTAGCCTTCTTTGATCCAACTCATCtgttattaattaaaaatctgTATTCATTTCCAGTGTCCAAACTCAGAGAGACGGACTCATATTTATCTACGACATGACCAGCTCTAGCTATGGAAATTTTGACTATGAGCTCTGTGTCAAGATCCTCAATTTGCTAAAGGTAAACATGAGAAACATTGCTCATGAAACAACGTTGCTCTGTAAATGGGGTGTTCACACAATTTcatcaaacacaataaatgGCCTGCTGTCACTTTGATTCCATGCTTGTCATTAACCCATCTTTTGCCTGCCATTTATCTTTCAATGGTAAAGCACAAACAAAGTTTGGTCAAACTTTGTCATGTGGTGTTTTTATGTCACAGGGGGCATTTCCAGCCCGTCTAAAATGTGTCTTCATTGTGTCATCACCGCTTTGGTTTCGAGCACCTTTTGCTGTTCTTCGCCTGTTTGTGCGCGAGAAGCTGCGAGAAAGGGTATGTGTGTCTATTTTCATCTGAGGATTATGTAAAAAATTATATGATATATGGGCTTTCATTGAAATAAGTGCTTTGTTTTACCAGGTGTGCACTGTGAAATCTCATGAGCTGGCCAGTCACATCCCGGTCTCTTCTCTTCCTGAGCATCTGGGTGGGACCTCCCAGTACAGCCACGTGGCTTGGATTCAATCCTGCATTAATGTTCACACAAACAGTGTTCAGGGTGACACGCAAGAACATGACGCACACGACTGTGTGGGAAACCTGCTGCGCTCCTACAGTTTAGAGTGCAGCAACCCAAGCGCAGGCGCTACACTGTCTCACAGCCATATAAATGCACAGTTAGGACCTGAAGTAGCTGTGGTCAACTCCAACTGCTACGACGATAGCAATGCTAATCCACACAACCACTGTGGTGTGGTGGAGGGCAGGACTCGAGGCTTAGACCAATACCAGCCGAGCTCACATGCTGCTGCAAACAGGCTACACGCCAACCACCAACACTGGAACGGATCAGCAGTGAGTGGAGTCAACATGGCTGTCAGTGGCTCTGTGCCCAATGCTAACATGAATGGTCGTGGCTGCCACGCTCCTCCTCAGTCAGACACACCTCCTGACACACCGCTTTCCCAGAAAGGTGATGGGAGTGCTGTTGATGGCAAGGCAGCGGACTCGCTCCATAGATCTCAGAATGAGAACatggagaaagaggaaggggTGCCACCGTTGCCCCAGAAATCCTTGCCTCGCCCGCCGCACCAACCTTCCACTCAGTCCTCACCCCTGTCATCATCATGGGGTCCTGATGATGAGAATCGTTGCATAGAGGTGTCTGTTCACATGCCAGAGCCTGGAGGAATGACAGTGCACGAGTTGGTGGAGCatgtgaagaggaagaagaaaaaggggaTATATCAGGAATATGAAGAGATCCGTAAGGAGCCACCCGCAGGCACCTTTGACTACTCCAagtaataacattttttttttttataactctACAGTGGTAACAGAAGATTAAATGATAAAACATAATAGCAATCACTAATTTGATTAGTTATGTTTTAAATCTTTCTTTTACAGGAAACTGTCCAATCAGATAAAAAATAGGTATAGTGATGTTCTCTGCCTGGATCAGTCACGAGTGCGACTTTGTGAACTCTCTGATGATGAGGACGAGGTAATTATGAAATTAttgattataaaaaaatgtaaaggtatttttaacaaattacttttttctttaatttaattttttatattaatggaCTATATATAAGTGTGGAAATCTTT encodes the following:
- the ptpn9b gene encoding tyrosine-protein phosphatase non-receptor type 9 isoform X1 encodes the protein MAEALTPQEQLAVEEFLREVHSREQPQSAGLVSQPTAVKFLMARKFDVSRAIDLFQAYKNTRIKEGIININPDEEPLRSELLSGKFTVLPGRDAKGAALALFTARLHRPDLTTHKAVLQAIIYQLDKAIESVQTQRDGLIFIYDMTSSSYGNFDYELCVKILNLLKGAFPARLKCVFIVSSPLWFRAPFAVLRLFVREKLRERVCTVKSHELASHIPVSSLPEHLGGTSQYSHVAWIQSCINVHTNSVQGDTQEHDAHDCVGNLLRSYSLECSNPSAGATLSHSHINAQLGPEVAVVNSNCYDDSNANPHNHCGVVEGRTRGLDQYQPSSHAAANRLHANHQHWNGSAVSGVNMAVSGSVPNANMNGRGCHAPPQSDTPPDTPLSQKGDGSAVDGKAADSLHRSQNENMEKEEGVPPLPQKSLPRPPHQPSTQSSPLSSSWGPDDENRCIEVSVHMPEPGGMTVHELVEHVKRKKKKGIYQEYEEIRKEPPAGTFDYSKKLSNQIKNRYSDVLCLDQSRVRLCELSDDEDETSDYINASFMDGYKRSNAYIATQGPLPKTYVDFWRMVWEQMVLIIVMTTRVVERGRVKCGQYWPLEEGRTEHYGYFMVKNTHIQEFHDFKLSHLELYNTQSGETREVCHYLYVSWPDFGVPKSASAMLDFREHVLQRRDAAVHSLGSSWRGPPGGPPVVVHCSAGIGRTGTFCTLDICLSRLEDIGTVDICQTVRRMRTQRAFSIQTWDQYHFCYTAVIEYAQRHGKLSPVQWSDSDLETDSE
- the ptpn9b gene encoding tyrosine-protein phosphatase non-receptor type 9 isoform X2 — protein: MARKFDVSRAIDLFQAYKNTRIKEGIININPDEEPLRSELLSGKFTVLPGRDAKGAALALFTARLHRPDLTTHKAVLQAIIYQLDKAIESVQTQRDGLIFIYDMTSSSYGNFDYELCVKILNLLKGAFPARLKCVFIVSSPLWFRAPFAVLRLFVREKLRERVCTVKSHELASHIPVSSLPEHLGGTSQYSHVAWIQSCINVHTNSVQGDTQEHDAHDCVGNLLRSYSLECSNPSAGATLSHSHINAQLGPEVAVVNSNCYDDSNANPHNHCGVVEGRTRGLDQYQPSSHAAANRLHANHQHWNGSAVSGVNMAVSGSVPNANMNGRGCHAPPQSDTPPDTPLSQKGDGSAVDGKAADSLHRSQNENMEKEEGVPPLPQKSLPRPPHQPSTQSSPLSSSWGPDDENRCIEVSVHMPEPGGMTVHELVEHVKRKKKKGIYQEYEEIRKEPPAGTFDYSKKLSNQIKNRYSDVLCLDQSRVRLCELSDDEDETSDYINASFMDGYKRSNAYIATQGPLPKTYVDFWRMVWEQMVLIIVMTTRVVERGRVKCGQYWPLEEGRTEHYGYFMVKNTHIQEFHDFKLSHLELYNTQSGETREVCHYLYVSWPDFGVPKSASAMLDFREHVLQRRDAAVHSLGSSWRGPPGGPPVVVHCSAGIGRTGTFCTLDICLSRLEDIGTVDICQTVRRMRTQRAFSIQTWDQYHFCYTAVIEYAQRHGKLSPVQWSDSDLETDSE